AATATCTTCTGAATCCAGACCGCTCAGTACTGACCGCAGACTCTGTTCAACTGTAAGATCATTTTCATCCCGGTTCCTCAGAAATTCCTCCCGGACATTGACCTCTACGAGATTAATCCGGTCCTGAATGGAAGTCTCGAAGTTATCAATCATTTTCGTCTCCAGTTCCCGGGCGAAATAAATCCCGATAATCTGAATCGCGATCAGAATGAGCAGGATGTAGATCAGCACAACTTTCAAATGGATCGATTTGAAGAAATTAACTTTCTGCATTCCGCTTACTCCTGTTCAGGATTGCGGAGGTAATATCCGACACCGCGGCGCGTTACAATCCAGGCTGGATGGCTCGGATTATCTTCGATTTTCTCCCGAAGCCGGCGGATGGTCACATCCACTGTCCGGACATCACCGAAATAATCATATCCCCACACCGTCTGCAGCAGATGCTCGCGCGTCATTACCTGTCCTGTGTGTTTGCCCAGGTAATGCAGCAATTCGAATTCCCGGTGAGTCAATTCAATCGTCTCATCCCGCTTCAATACAAGATAAGCATCCGGCTGGATGATCAGTGAACCGATCGTAATGTCGTTCGTTGCCGGCGCTTCTTCTTCTGCTGGTACAGCGTCCTGCCGCCGCAGGTTCGCTTTCACCCGCGCAACCAATTCCCGGGTCGAGAACGGTTTTGTGACATAATCATCGGCTCCGAGTTCCAGGCCGAGCACTTTATCGATTTCTGAATCCTTCGCTGTCAGCATGATGATCGGAAAATCGAATTTCTTCCGCACTTCCCGGCATACTTCCATGCCATCCCGGTTCGGCAGCATGATATCAAGCAGCATCAGATCCGGCACCACTTCTCCTGCGAGGCGGACTGCCTCATCGCCATCATATGCACATACCACATTAAAGCCTTCTTTTTTCAAATTGAACTGCAATATATCCGCAATCGGTTTCTCGTCATCCACTACTAAAA
Above is a genomic segment from Planococcus lenghuensis containing:
- the yycF gene encoding response regulator YycF, which codes for MSKTILVVDDEKPIADILQFNLKKEGFNVVCAYDGDEAVRLAGEVVPDLMLLDIMLPNRDGMEVCREVRKKFDFPIIMLTAKDSEIDKVLGLELGADDYVTKPFSTRELVARVKANLRRQDAVPAEEEAPATNDITIGSLIIQPDAYLVLKRDETIELTHREFELLHYLGKHTGQVMTREHLLQTVWGYDYFGDVRTVDVTIRRLREKIEDNPSHPAWIVTRRGVGYYLRNPEQE